The following coding sequences are from one Xiphias gladius isolate SHS-SW01 ecotype Sanya breed wild chromosome 14, ASM1685928v1, whole genome shotgun sequence window:
- the LOC120799012 gene encoding LIM/homeobox protein Lhx8-like isoform X2, whose protein sequence is MSEGERPPAEAVLAQPQEGHFFVDTGSSGPDDIFEEDSYSPSSLSSSSSSSVHTVPSLQGKTLCTSCGLEIVDRYLLKVNNLCWHVRCLTCSVCKTSLGRHVSCYIKEKQVLCKLDYFRKYGTRCARCGRNIHSSDWVRRARGSTFHLACFSCTSCKRQLSTGEECGLLENRVFCRPHYDVMMENIKRSKENEQPKVEDEVADKDDSGTMPRPAKRARTSFTVDQLQVMQTQFAKDNNPDAQTLQKLAERTGLSRRVIQVWFQNCRARQKKHISPNPASSTMMTSLAPGQLTPPLMDDLQYTTFISPDTPLLTTLTYMDVQTPDPLLLQPLISHPLTQLPVSHAS, encoded by the exons ATGTCGGAGGGGGAAAGGCCACCGGCGGAGGCTGTTCTCGCTCAGCCGCAAGAAGGACATTTCTTTGTCGACACG GGTTCCTCGGGGCCCGATGACATTTTCGAGGAGGACTCGTATTCTCCGTCCTCCCTCTcttcgtcgtcgtcgtcgtccgTCCACACCGTGCCCTCCCTGCAGGGGAAAACCCTGTGCACCTCCTGCGGCCTGGAGATAGTGGACCGATACCTCCTCAAG gtGAACAACTTGTGCTGGCATGTGCGCTGCCTCACATGCAGTGTGTGTAAGACATCACTGGGGCGACACGTGAGCTGCTATATCAAAGAGAAACAGGTTCTCTGCAAACTCGACTACTTCAG GAAGTATGGGACCCGCTGTGCTCGCTGTGGCCGGAACATCCATTCTAGTGACTGGGTGCGTCGGGCACGAGGCAGCACCTTCCACCTGGCCTGTTTCTCCTGCACCTCTTGTAAGCGCCAGCTGTCCACTGGGGAGGAATGTGGATTGCTCGAGAACAGGGTCTTCTGCCGGCCACACTATGATGTTATGATGGAGAATATCAAACGCTCTAAGGAAAATG AGCAACCAAAAGTAGAGGACGAGGTGGCAGACAAAGATGACTCCGGTACCATGCCTAGACCTGCTAAGAGGGCCAGGACCAGCTTCACTGTTGACCAGTTACAG GTAATGCAAACTCAGTTTGCTAAAGACAACAACCCAGATGCCCAGACTCTCCAGAAACTGGCAGAGAGGACTGGTCTCAGCCGCAGGGTTATTCAG gtttggtttcagaactGTCGAGCTCGTCAAAAGAAACACATCAGCCCAAATCCTGCATCCTCAACAATGATGACATCACTTGCTCCTGGTCAGCTGACTCCACCTTTGATGGATGATCTGCAATACACAACCTTTATTTCCCCAGACACACCCCTCCTCACTACACTGACTTACATGGATG
- the LOC120799012 gene encoding LIM/homeobox protein Lhx8-like isoform X3 produces the protein MFNCVSNGVGSSGPDDIFEEDSYSPSSLSSSSSSSVHTVPSLQGKTLCTSCGLEIVDRYLLKVNNLCWHVRCLTCSVCKTSLGRHVSCYIKEKQVLCKLDYFRKYGTRCARCGRNIHSSDWVRRARGSTFHLACFSCTSCKRQLSTGEECGLLENRVFCRPHYDVMMENIKRSKENEQPKVEDEVADKDDSGTMPRPAKRARTSFTVDQLQVMQTQFAKDNNPDAQTLQKLAERTGLSRRVIQVWFQNCRARQKKHISPNPASSTMMTSLAPGQLTPPLMDDLQYTTFISPDTPLLTTLTYMDVQTPDPLLLQPLISHPLTQLPVSHAS, from the exons ATGTTTAACTGTGTCTCCAACGGCGTG GGTTCCTCGGGGCCCGATGACATTTTCGAGGAGGACTCGTATTCTCCGTCCTCCCTCTcttcgtcgtcgtcgtcgtccgTCCACACCGTGCCCTCCCTGCAGGGGAAAACCCTGTGCACCTCCTGCGGCCTGGAGATAGTGGACCGATACCTCCTCAAG gtGAACAACTTGTGCTGGCATGTGCGCTGCCTCACATGCAGTGTGTGTAAGACATCACTGGGGCGACACGTGAGCTGCTATATCAAAGAGAAACAGGTTCTCTGCAAACTCGACTACTTCAG GAAGTATGGGACCCGCTGTGCTCGCTGTGGCCGGAACATCCATTCTAGTGACTGGGTGCGTCGGGCACGAGGCAGCACCTTCCACCTGGCCTGTTTCTCCTGCACCTCTTGTAAGCGCCAGCTGTCCACTGGGGAGGAATGTGGATTGCTCGAGAACAGGGTCTTCTGCCGGCCACACTATGATGTTATGATGGAGAATATCAAACGCTCTAAGGAAAATG AGCAACCAAAAGTAGAGGACGAGGTGGCAGACAAAGATGACTCCGGTACCATGCCTAGACCTGCTAAGAGGGCCAGGACCAGCTTCACTGTTGACCAGTTACAG GTAATGCAAACTCAGTTTGCTAAAGACAACAACCCAGATGCCCAGACTCTCCAGAAACTGGCAGAGAGGACTGGTCTCAGCCGCAGGGTTATTCAG gtttggtttcagaactGTCGAGCTCGTCAAAAGAAACACATCAGCCCAAATCCTGCATCCTCAACAATGATGACATCACTTGCTCCTGGTCAGCTGACTCCACCTTTGATGGATGATCTGCAATACACAACCTTTATTTCCCCAGACACACCCCTCCTCACTACACTGACTTACATGGATG
- the LOC120799012 gene encoding LIM/homeobox protein Lhx8-like isoform X1, whose amino-acid sequence MNCSLRGRLRTSKCRRTSPSESVRRWTRADQAEPVSPSQPSLEGSSGPDDIFEEDSYSPSSLSSSSSSSVHTVPSLQGKTLCTSCGLEIVDRYLLKVNNLCWHVRCLTCSVCKTSLGRHVSCYIKEKQVLCKLDYFRKYGTRCARCGRNIHSSDWVRRARGSTFHLACFSCTSCKRQLSTGEECGLLENRVFCRPHYDVMMENIKRSKENEQPKVEDEVADKDDSGTMPRPAKRARTSFTVDQLQVMQTQFAKDNNPDAQTLQKLAERTGLSRRVIQVWFQNCRARQKKHISPNPASSTMMTSLAPGQLTPPLMDDLQYTTFISPDTPLLTTLTYMDVQTPDPLLLQPLISHPLTQLPVSHAS is encoded by the exons ATGAACTGCAGCTTGCGTGGCCGTCTGCGCACTTCAAAGTGCCGCCGAACAAGCCCGAGCGAGAGCGTTCGGCGTTGGACTCGTGCAGACCAAGCCGAACCCGTGTCACCCTCGCAGCCCAGTTTGGaa GGTTCCTCGGGGCCCGATGACATTTTCGAGGAGGACTCGTATTCTCCGTCCTCCCTCTcttcgtcgtcgtcgtcgtccgTCCACACCGTGCCCTCCCTGCAGGGGAAAACCCTGTGCACCTCCTGCGGCCTGGAGATAGTGGACCGATACCTCCTCAAG gtGAACAACTTGTGCTGGCATGTGCGCTGCCTCACATGCAGTGTGTGTAAGACATCACTGGGGCGACACGTGAGCTGCTATATCAAAGAGAAACAGGTTCTCTGCAAACTCGACTACTTCAG GAAGTATGGGACCCGCTGTGCTCGCTGTGGCCGGAACATCCATTCTAGTGACTGGGTGCGTCGGGCACGAGGCAGCACCTTCCACCTGGCCTGTTTCTCCTGCACCTCTTGTAAGCGCCAGCTGTCCACTGGGGAGGAATGTGGATTGCTCGAGAACAGGGTCTTCTGCCGGCCACACTATGATGTTATGATGGAGAATATCAAACGCTCTAAGGAAAATG AGCAACCAAAAGTAGAGGACGAGGTGGCAGACAAAGATGACTCCGGTACCATGCCTAGACCTGCTAAGAGGGCCAGGACCAGCTTCACTGTTGACCAGTTACAG GTAATGCAAACTCAGTTTGCTAAAGACAACAACCCAGATGCCCAGACTCTCCAGAAACTGGCAGAGAGGACTGGTCTCAGCCGCAGGGTTATTCAG gtttggtttcagaactGTCGAGCTCGTCAAAAGAAACACATCAGCCCAAATCCTGCATCCTCAACAATGATGACATCACTTGCTCCTGGTCAGCTGACTCCACCTTTGATGGATGATCTGCAATACACAACCTTTATTTCCCCAGACACACCCCTCCTCACTACACTGACTTACATGGATG